A segment of the Triticum urartu cultivar G1812 chromosome 1, Tu2.1, whole genome shotgun sequence genome:
TGACAATTGCCTCAAGAAAATGTGAAATAATACTGAAAACACAGTTTAGACCATGAAACTTGTAAGCATTAATATAAGGCGCTCCATTCATATAGATCCACTCTCAACAGAATGATCCAGTTAAAATAGCTGAAATCACAATTTACAGATAAACACTTGGTATTCACTAATCCATGAAAATAATTATTATTCAAAACACAGGGAGCAAGGGAGTCTGATCTGAAAATACCCTAGAAGCCATTCAATAACCACAAGACTAACAAGTTGCAGAAACAACTGGAATACTTAATCCCTTAGACATTCAAAAACACGACGCACGTCAAAATGATGATTCACAACACCATCGATCAAAAGGACTGAAAGAGCTCATGGTAGTCGTTCAGTATCGGCGTGGAGGGAACCGGTCCAGGAGCCTCCCAGATGGACACTCATAAGCCATATGACCACGGCCACCGCAGTTGTTGCAGATCATGAAAGCACCACCCATGCAGTCACGGCTCATATGGCCAACCTGGTTGCAGGCCCGGCAGACCACGTCACTGTAGCCACCATGGAAGAGAGCACCACCGCCACCACGGAAGGGAGCATCACCACCGCGGAAGGGAGCATCGCCACCACGGAACAGAGCATCGCCGCCACGGAACAGAGCATCGCTGCCACGGAAGGGAGGAGGCCCACCCCTCTCGTTGATCTCGTCGGATTTGGGGCATTGACGGGCCAAATGCCCTGCAACATGGCAGAGATTGCAAACAGGCTCATTGGTGCAGTTACGGGCAAGATGGCCACTCTTCCTACAGTTGTTGCAGGCCTTCTCATTGGTGCACTCCACGGCAATGTGCCCTGGTTTGTAGCAGTTGTTGCAGAGCTTCACTTCTCCAGGCAGCATTGGCGGAGCAGTGCAGTCTTTTGCAATGTGACCTGATTTGCCACAGTTGCGGCATATCCCTTCATTCGGGCAGGCATTAGCCATGTGCCCAGGCTCTTTGCAGTTCCAGCAGAGATCTTTGGAAGAACACTCAGCTGCAATGTGCCTGCAGAAATTTAAAGATTGAGTGGGCACTGTTTTTGCCTCAGAAGGAAGGTAGAGGATGTACTATGCAAGGCTTTCCTGGTCACATGGAGGAATAACGTATGAcctatgtactccctccgtctcaaaataagcgtcttaactttatactaactttagtacaaagttgtactagagttgagacacttattttaggatggagggagtacaactTAAGCTTCACAATTTATCATGTACTGGTCATTTTTATGATGGTTATGATCTATGTACGGTTCAAGCTTCAAGTATCATTATCTGTTAACCACCGCTTTCTGATAATATATTTGCATCCAGAATAAATTATGAAAAATGAACCAAATCCTTGTACAAGGCACTTGCACTAAAAAGGTACTAACATAAGATGATTACAAATGACTTAAGACAGGTGACACATGTATTGTTTTGAGGGGGGTGGGGGGATCTCAAATAACTATCAATTCACGCTGATACTAGATTTCTCATTAAACATGACAAGAACATAAGGTGCCTCAAAATGGTTAAGCACGAACAAATAATTGCAACCATTAATCATGGTAACCCAATGTAAAATATGCACTGGAGAACAATTAGGTCTACCGAGAATATTAAAAGCATGAAAACTCCACAGGAAAAGAAATGCAATAGTTACATGATGATGGACAGAGTTCTAGATACAATACAGCATACAAAAGCAAATAACTGCAACCAACAATTATGGTAATCTGGTGTAAAATATGCACTAGAAAATAGCAGGGCTATTGAGAATATTGAAAGCATTGGAATCATTATGAATAAGAAGTCAAGAATACAATAAAAAGTTGCTACACAATGGAAGATCTTAACATGAGCTAACATACAAGACTGCAAAATCTCAGATCCGCATGACCAAACAAGTAATAGTCCTTACCCTGGAAGGCCACAGGCATGGCAGACAGACACATTTGGACAATCTCTAGCAAAATGCCCTGGACGCTTACAGTTGTTGCACAAATCACTAGCAGACCTGCAGTACAAGTAAAGGAAATAATTAAAGGATACACAGCCCCCTGCTACCATCATAGAAACCAGGGCTAGTGTAAGGCCTCTTCAGGTAGCATTATGGCCAACATATACAGTTAAGAGAGAAAGCAACAACGCTTGATATACAATGGCAAATGTTTATCGTGTTTCATTAAATAAGGCGGCTCAAACCTGCTTGGACCACGGCGGCCGTCCCTGTCTCTCCGGTATGGCGCGTCACGGTACGAGGTGCGTTCAGTACGCATCCTCCGGTCCCTCGGCGGCGGGCTTCGGCTGCTCATCGTCAACCCTTCCTTCTAAATCTCCTGCCTCCAAGCTCCCACCAAACTGTGAACACCACACGTCCAAACCACAAAATCACCACAACTCACCCTGCTTCCTTcctcccttccttccttcctgTCGACAACAAAACCACAGGCTGAAATCCAACCCCATGAGGCCAACAACCATCATCATCCTCTACTAAGCACGCTGAATTCCAACCGTAGGCCGCACGAACTTCCCCTACTTTCCGCCATGACCATTCACGACATTCAAGCACCGCCCCCGCATCTTGATTTCTCGCGACGCAAGGGTTTCCTTCCCAGACAACACCACCACACAATTCGCGCCCTAACAATAAATTTTGTTTTACCACCTGACCCTACAGGCTACAGCCATGAACCGTCCTACAACCACCTCAGCACGATGGATTATCAACATACGAGGGCCTCAACAGTTCCACCGGGCCATGCTCATAAGTCCTATCGTACAAAGCCCAAAGCTTCAGCGAAAGAAACCCTAGGGGCGGCGACCACATCGGGCAACAGCAAGCGGGTTCGCATCTACTCGGGCAACATACGCCGATACGCGTATATACAGCTAAAGGCACGAAATCTCGAGGAAGATAGCCGATTTCTGCCTACACGGCGCAAATTAGGTGCAGGTGAAGTTGACGAAACCGAGGCTTACCTAGGGTGCGGATCTCCAGCAGGGAAGAGGACGACTGAAGAAACCCTACGagtccggcgagctccggcggaGGTCAGCGGGTGGAAGCCGCGGCGGCGACGGTGAGGGACAGCGACCCCGACTCGCGATGTTGGATTGGGATTGGGTAGGTCCGGACACCGAACGCACCCGGTCGGTCGGTCGGGAAGACGACGCAGGCAGATCCAGGCTATAAGAGGGAACACGTGATCACCCTAGCCGTCCGATCTCCAGTGGACGGCTCACAGAAAGCGAGCAACCCGTAGAAGACTAGAAGTCGTAACGCAAAGTTTTAAAAAGGCTGTGGCCCTTGTGGGCCGGAATCGAACGGCGACTCTTGGGCTTGGGCCAGGATGTCTCTCGCCGGCTGCggcagtggcggcggcgcggcggcgacgTGGACGCCACCGTACTGCACCATCGTGGCGGCCGACACGTCCGACTTCTCGTACCTCTCCTGCCCGACCTGCGGCCGCCGCGCGCTCCCGGGCCACCCCGAGGGCTCCCCCTGCGGCGCGTGCGGCGGACCCGCCCCGGCGCGCGCCTACCGGCTGCTCCTCTCCGTGGCCACCCACGACCGCGTCTTCCCCGTCGTCCTCTTCGACCGCGCCGCGCGCGCCCTGCTCGGCTGCTCCGCTGACGAGCTCGCGCGCCTCTTCGCCGCGCACCGGGGCGCCGCGCGCGCCGCGGCGGACGCCCTGCAGGGGGAAATGTGTCGCCTGGCGCTGCGCGAGCCCACCAAGGACGGTGCCGAGCACCTCCGCGCCGTCTCCGTCGTGCCGCTCCGTGACGGGTTCCGCCCGGTCGTCGACACCCTCAGGACGCTCTACTCGCGCGCCGGCGGCTGACCGCCATGCTTAAGATGGAGTGTATGTGTTCGATGAAACGCTTGTATGCGTCCTGCTCTGTAGTGTTGCGAACTGTCTCGATCGATGATCTCTAACTGTGATGTTATTACAGTGTAGTAATTGACCCAAAGACTTCCGGAGAGGCTTGTTTTGCCCCCGCGCCGTCCTCCCCAGGGCGGCTCGGGCagcgaccccccccccccccccccccccccccccccccccccccccccccccccccccccccccccccccccccctccggccGAACCTCCCCTCCAGCCACCCCCTTCCTCCCGCCTCCGCCAAATGCTTCTGCCAGGCGAAGCCCGCGCGGATCTGGCGGCAGGCCGTTGTTCCTCGTGCAGACCGCTCGGGGGCCGGGGGAGCTCCgtggggcggcgggcggcgtggCGTGACTCCGGCGTGCGTCGCTTCTGCTGGTGGTGGTCGGAGACAGTGGGGCGGATGCGTTCGCGGCTCCCTTCCGCTGGCCTTCCCCGAATCAGCGGCTCCCTGTTTGGCGACCGGTGGGCGTCGGGGATGGCTGCTGGTTTCGGCTCAGATGTGTCCAGCGGAGGTCGCTGTGAGGCGTGGGGTGGCGGTGCTCACCCTTCCCTGAGGCGCCGTCGTCCGCTCTGGCTTGTGGTTCTGCCTTCTGGCGGCGCTGGCGTGGACGGCGCGCCTGTCGGCTTCGGCTTGGCCCGATCCGGTGGGGAGCGGCGGTGGGCAAGTTGGATCCTGTCGGATCTGGCCTGCGGCGACCCGGATTTGGTCATGTGTGGCGATGGGGCTGCAGTGGCCCTTCTCTGTGGTGGTGCAGTGAGCGGTGCTATGAGATCAATTCGATGCTTATTGGAGGTGGTATACTCATTTGGGCGAAAGCCCCGCTCCTGCCGGAGCCGGCGTCGACGACGCTTGTGGGTGCCGCTAACCTCCTTGGAGGCGGTGCTGTCATGGTGACTACCCCTTCACATCCCAAGGGAAACCCATGTTCCAAGTCCGTTTGGAACGGACGATGGCAGCGCACATTGTGTCGCatcccttcttgaaggcatcatCTGGGGGGGAGGCTCGGTTGGTCTCTGTGGTGGCTGCTCGCTGCGGGTTTGACGATTTTGGTGGTGCGGCCGGCTTGGCGCTGATGGTGGTTTGTGCTTTGTTGGCGAGGAGGTGGTGCTCTGTATGCGAGATCATGGCTCAGCCTTGCTCTGGATTGGTTCTGATTTTCATCCGAAGCCGGGTTAGGGGTCGTTATCCTACTCAATGGATCACCTCGTTCCCATATGACACCTCTACCTCTGCTGGGTGTTGTTGGGTGGCGACCATACGGCCAACGTTCAAGGCTCTCCTTGCTTGGTCAGATGAAGATGTAAGTTGAGGTCCTCCTCCTGGCGGGTTGTGCTGATGAGATTTGTGATGGCGGTCGGTGGTGTTGGTGCGTCCAGCTTCGGATTGTCGAAAGGCCTTCTCCCTGTGTGCCCTTTCCTTGGCGGGTCTTCCGGTGGTTCTGCTGGAGGTGTGTGTGTTTTCGGTTGCATCTCTTCTCATGTTTTTCCCGTGTACTCTGGTtcatttgaatctattttgtatgGAGCCACGAGGCTTCTAGGCAAATTCGATTGAATATATTCAGGTGGGGATCcttccgccccccccccccccccccccccccccccccccccccccccggtgacTTCAAAAAAAAAAGTGTAGTAATTGGTAGTATTGATTATGATGAAAAGAAGTTGGAAAAATGTCAGCGTAATATGCATACAAGGCATCATCCCATTTGAATCTCATTTATCACAAGACTAGCAAATCATACATGTCAATGTTTCATCTCCTAAAAACGTTGATTTGTGCGCTAAGATGTGTGGTCTAGAGAATACTGTACAGAGGAAGACCTGTTCATGCCAGTACAACAAAACTAGTGAAGCGTTACAACGAATGAAGGATCAGTGATCAGTGACTGGGTCTCGTCTGCTACGACCTAATTCTGAAGACCTGCAGCTTCTCCTCGCTCAAGCACCCAAGGTACTTCTCCCCGGTGGTGCTCTCCGCAAACCTCAGGTCGAGGATCGGTTGGTGGTGCGGCCTGAGATCAGCGAACAGCTGAAACGAAGGCAGCCGCCATGTGCGGACTCCGCGCAGTGACTCATCGCCATAGGCAAAGAGGTGTTGGCCGGTTCCGCTGCAGGGTATGATTGCAGACTTCGACATCCGCAGCTCACT
Coding sequences within it:
- the LOC125512651 gene encoding CCHC-type zinc finger nucleic acid binding protein isoform X1, which encodes MSSRSPPPRDRRMRTERTSYRDAPYRRDRDGRRGPSRSASDLCNNCKRPGHFARDCPNVSVCHACGLPGHIAAECSSKDLCWNCKEPGHMANACPNEGICRNCGKSGHIAKDCTAPPMLPGEVKLCNNCYKPGHIAVECTNEKACNNCRKSGHLARNCTNEPVCNLCHVAGHLARQCPKSDEINERGGPPPFRGSDALFRGGDALFRGGDAPFRGGDAPFRGGGGALFHGGYSDVVCRACNQVGHMSRDCMGGAFMICNNCGGRGHMAYECPSGRLLDRFPPRRY
- the LOC125512651 gene encoding zinc finger protein GIS2 isoform X2, with the protein product MANACPNEGICRNCGKSGHIAKDCTAPPMLPGEVKLCNNCYKPGHIAVECTNEKACNNCRKSGHLARNCTNEPVCNLCHVAGHLARQCPKSDEINERGGPPPFRGSDALFRGGDALFRGGDAPFRGGDAPFRGGGGALFHGGYSDVVCRACNQVGHMSRDCMGGAFMICNNCGGRGHMAYECPSGRLLDRFPPRRY
- the LOC125512666 gene encoding uncharacterized protein LOC125512666, giving the protein MSLAGCGSGGGAAATWTPPYCTIVAADTSDFSYLSCPTCGRRALPGHPEGSPCGACGGPAPARAYRLLLSVATHDRVFPVVLFDRAARALLGCSADELARLFAAHRGAARAAADALQGEMCRLALREPTKDGAEHLRAVSVVPLRDGFRPVVDTLRTLYSRAGG